TATCCTTTTCCCCCTCATAGATCACCTGGCCCTTCTTTCTCTCATTTTAAATAATTGATTGAGAGATTTGGCATAAGAGGTCTGCGTCTCGATTCTGGCATGATCCACTCGATTGGATTGAAAAAGTTTTTTAAGAGATTGACTCCTCTTTTTTTTCTCGTCCTCTATCAAAAGGGAAACAGCCTTTGAATCAGTATTGACAAGACACATCTGGTCTGTCTCACGATCTTCAAGCCTTAAAAGGCCTATGGATGGTATTTTCTCCTCATGTTGATCAAAAAGCTCTAAAGCAATTAAATCATGTTTTTTAGCTGTAATCCTCAAAGGCTTCTCAAAGGAGGTATCTAAATAATCCGAAATGAGAAAAACGACTGAACGTTTCGGTAAAACCTTTGCGACATACTCTAAAGCCTTCGCAATATTTGTTTTTTTCCCTTTGGGTTTATAGAAAAGAATCTCTCGAATCATCCGCATTCCGTAACGCTTATTCCTTTTAGGCGGAAGATATTTCTCAATCTGATCGGTAAAGATCAGAAGGCCCACACGGTCATTATTGCGAATGGCTGAAAAAGCAATGAGTGCCGCAAGCTCGGCGGCCACCTCACTTTTCAAACGATCCCCACTCCCAAAATTCTGAGAACCGCTCAAATCAACCATCAATAAAACATTCAGCTGACGCTCCTCCATAAACTTTTTAACATAAGGATGCCCCATCCTTGCCGTCACATTCCAATCAATCGATCGAATATCGTCTCCAGGGATATATTCTCTCACCTCTGAAAATTCAATCCCCTGTCCTTTAA
The genomic region above belongs to Chlamydiota bacterium and contains:
- a CDS encoding DUF58 domain-containing protein, whose protein sequence is MNPEPIDILKKVKRLEIKTRRLVNEVFSGEYHSVFKGQGIEFSEVREYIPGDDIRSIDWNVTARMGHPYVKKFMEERQLNVLLMVDLSGSQNFGSGDRLKSEVAAELAALIAFSAIRNNDRVGLLIFTDQIEKYLPPKRNKRYGMRMIREILFYKPKGKKTNIAKALEYVAKVLPKRSVVFLISDYLDTSFEKPLRITAKKHDLIALELFDQHEEKIPSIGLLRLEDRETDQMCLVNTDSKAVSLLIEDEKKKRSQSLKKLFQSNRVDHARIETQTSYAKSLNQLFKMRERRAR